Proteins encoded in a region of the Anguilla anguilla isolate fAngAng1 chromosome 10, fAngAng1.pri, whole genome shotgun sequence genome:
- the LOC118237564 gene encoding ubiquitin-associated protein 1-like, whose amino-acid sequence MAGWKSGSDFQNSGQYSYLDEVPFKIGDGFRCPAKVGLPVGFCVPDCTSASAQFEYDFSLERRVVRWGKELEEARANQERERREAESSRTRRAASGEQEAERSDGTPPPRHLDEKAPPPPALNPVLARLSHSDILMPLPAPSLAPPRRPSPPGLPKGFNLADFESAEDPFNKLELKTLNDKEELRSILLVQALTPPLPPPVKTDLYHRTNGLVAPPKQEGPGGRLDAGPPCNIRSLSFPKLSDSAPSPTPRHNLFNGTPPITRRALPQKDIIARLAHDGILKRSPPLPGTGPAPRPPGVVGEGGALFGLTPGERQWVETIVAMGYPYEGVLKAMQRQGQNMEQVLDYLIVRARLCERGFDAGAVEECLEMCQCSEEKALEFLQLASRFGEMGFERDAIKEVLRLHSNDRDKALEELMTRAATS is encoded by the exons ATGGCTGGATGGAAGTCTGGGTCAGATTTTCAGAACTCTG GACAGTACAGCTACCTGGACGAAGTTCCCTTCAAGATTGGTGACGGGTTCAGGTGTCCGGCCAAAGTGGGTCTCCCGGTGGGCTTCTGTGTCCCAGACTGCACCTCTGCGTCGGCCCAGTTTGAG TATGACTTCTCCTTAGAGCGGCGGGTGGTGCGATGggggaaggagctggaggaggcgcgggcgaaccaggagagagagcggcgaGAGGCGGAGTCCAGCAGGACGAGGCGAGCGGCGTCAGgggagcaggaggcggagcgTAGCGACgggaccccgccccctcgccacTTGGACGAGaaagccccgcctccacccGCACTCAACCCCGTGCTGGCCAGGTTGAGCCACAGCGACATCCTCatgcccctccccgcccccagcttggccccgccccgccgtcCCAGCCCCCCCGGCCTCCCGAAGGGCTTCAACCTCGCTGACTTTGAGAGTGCGGAAGACCCTTTCAACAAGCTGGAGCTCAAAACCCTCAACGACAAAGAGGAACTGAGGAGCATCTTGCTGGTGCAggccctgaccccgcccctgcccccgcctgTCAAAACGGACCTATACCACAGGACCAATGGCCTGGTGGCCCCTCCCAAACAGGAAGGGCCCGGGGGCCGGCTGGACGCGGGACCTCCCTGCAACATCCGCTCTCTCAGCTTCCCCAAACtttctgactccgcccccagccccaccccacgGCACAACCTATTCAACGGCACCCCGCCCATCACACGGCGTGCCCTCCCCCAGAAAGACATCATCGCTCGCCTAGCCCACGACGGCATCCTGAAACGG TCTCCGCCCCTCCCGGGCACTGGGCCCGCCCCTCGACCTCCtggtgtggtgggggagggCGGAGCCTTGTTTGGACTGACGCCTGGAGAGAGGCAGTGGGTGGAGACCATCGTGGCCATGGGCTACCCCTACGAGGGCGTGCTGAAGGCCATGCAGAGGCAAGGTCAGAACATGGAGCAG GTGCTGGACTACCTGATCGTTCGCGCGCGGCTGTGCGAGCGAGGGTTCGACGCAGGCGCGGTGGAGGAGTGCCTGGAGATGTGCCAGTGCTCCGAAGAGAAG GCCCTGGAGTTCCTGCAGCTGGCGTCTCGTTTCGGGGAGATGGGTTTCGAGAGAGACGCCATTAAAGAGGTGCTGCGGCTCCACAGCAACGACCGGGACAAGGCTCTGGAGGAGCTCATGACTCGAGCAGCCACCAGCTGA